The following are from one region of the Alicyclobacillus fastidiosus genome:
- a CDS encoding GntR family transcriptional regulator — MHERQVGSLTFHLDLSHPLYEQVLQQMRSAIVRGEIALGEKIPSVREMAMALKINPNTVMHAYKEMERDGLTETRRGQGTFITASKERVEAFRSQLAQQALNEFLETMRNFGYSLADIQRILTEQQGGNLST, encoded by the coding sequence GTGCATGAACGTCAGGTTGGCTCGTTAACTTTTCACCTTGACCTCAGTCACCCCTTATACGAACAGGTGTTGCAGCAAATGCGCAGCGCGATTGTCAGAGGAGAGATTGCCTTGGGTGAAAAAATCCCGTCCGTTCGCGAGATGGCGATGGCATTGAAAATCAACCCAAACACGGTGATGCACGCGTATAAGGAGATGGAGCGCGACGGTTTGACCGAGACGCGACGAGGACAAGGGACATTTATCACCGCGTCCAAGGAGCGCGTCGAAGCATTCCGCTCGCAGTTGGCACAACAAGCGTTGAATGAGTTTCTCGAGACGATGAGGAACTTCGGATATTCACTGGCTGACATTCAAAGAATTCTCACCGAACAGCAAGGAGGAAATCTCAGCACATGA
- a CDS encoding polymer-forming cytoskeletal protein codes for MSENTVRPNLDLSGVGSATGGLYHDVKVQGIGKVHGDIDCIRCDIEGVSEILGHVRAEVVHVRGKAKVQGDLFANDIDVEGATSVAGKCEAQQKLRIRGRVSVRGDVSGDVVMVEGINTVEGDCRGQDVKVRGKARVSGSIFAEEVFLEGVMRVGGSCETETFRSDGTFVIDGLLTADRIFVRLERKSRVKEIGGEEIRVERGNWSRFLNRSRRLTADVIEGDEIYLEHTKARVVRGNHVTLGPSTQVDLVEYFSDLKTIGNAKVGASKKL; via the coding sequence ATGAGTGAGAACACAGTGCGGCCGAACCTCGACTTGTCCGGTGTCGGCAGCGCAACTGGCGGACTGTATCACGATGTCAAAGTCCAAGGCATCGGCAAGGTTCATGGGGATATCGATTGTATCCGCTGTGATATCGAGGGCGTGTCCGAGATCTTGGGCCACGTCCGGGCTGAAGTGGTGCATGTTCGAGGCAAGGCCAAGGTCCAAGGAGACCTGTTCGCCAACGACATCGACGTGGAGGGGGCGACCAGCGTGGCAGGGAAGTGCGAGGCTCAACAGAAGCTGCGCATTCGCGGCAGGGTGTCCGTTCGCGGCGACGTCTCAGGCGATGTCGTCATGGTAGAGGGGATTAATACAGTTGAGGGCGATTGCAGGGGACAGGATGTGAAAGTTCGCGGCAAGGCGCGCGTCTCTGGGAGTATCTTCGCCGAGGAAGTGTTTCTCGAAGGGGTCATGCGCGTTGGCGGTTCGTGTGAAACGGAGACGTTTCGGTCGGACGGGACGTTCGTCATCGACGGTTTGCTCACTGCTGATCGCATCTTTGTCAGATTGGAGCGAAAGTCGCGGGTGAAGGAAATCGGCGGTGAGGAAATTCGCGTAGAGCGCGGGAACTGGTCGCGGTTCTTGAATCGATCCCGCCGTTTGACGGCAGACGTCATCGAGGGAGACGAAATCTACCTCGAACACACCAAAGCGAGAGTCGTTCGCGGCAATCATGTCACGCTCGGACCCTCGACCCAAGTAGATCTGGTCGAGTATTTCTCGGACCTCAAAACGATTGGCAACGCCAAGGTGGGGGCCAGCAAGAAATTGTAA
- a CDS encoding Rrf2 family transcriptional regulator yields MKVSRKTEYGLRAMVALASMAGVDRTVPLREVAEAEAIPEQFLDQIMAKLRRAGFVTSVRGAGGGYQLSRPPEAISIGALVRLLEGSLSPIACVTEDAGASPESVCDLYHGCHTRSVWMRVAAAVTNALDALTLADVMLNDVPLHV; encoded by the coding sequence ATGAAGGTATCCCGCAAGACTGAATACGGACTTCGCGCCATGGTGGCACTCGCATCGATGGCGGGAGTCGACCGAACGGTTCCGCTTCGCGAAGTTGCCGAGGCTGAGGCCATTCCAGAACAGTTCTTGGATCAGATCATGGCGAAGCTTCGCCGGGCCGGATTCGTGACCAGCGTTCGTGGTGCTGGCGGTGGTTATCAGCTCAGTCGGCCCCCCGAGGCGATTTCTATCGGCGCATTGGTTCGCTTGTTGGAAGGGTCGCTGTCTCCCATCGCTTGCGTCACCGAAGATGCGGGGGCGTCGCCGGAAAGCGTCTGTGACCTGTATCACGGTTGTCACACACGCAGCGTGTGGATGCGTGTAGCTGCTGCGGTCACCAACGCGCTTGACGCGTTGACACTCGCCGACGTGATGCTGAACGACGTTCCTCTACATGTGTAA
- a CDS encoding YhbD family protein gives MDQDLMSKKELLDLTGISYGQLYRWKRKNLIPEDWFIRKSTFTGQETFFPKERMLQRIEQIKNMKDGLSLDEMANMFSPSPSNVSFTREQLVSQNIVTEMALEVFLSRHPDKQVFPFADLLAIYLVDIALKTGDIHLDEGGIILETMEESYSRFEDGKCRLVFVRKLGVSLCILCSTADDVIFDSATRVVFEFDVTKCVEDLKLKLV, from the coding sequence GTGGATCAGGACCTGATGTCTAAGAAAGAACTGCTCGATTTAACAGGAATATCTTACGGTCAACTGTATCGGTGGAAACGTAAGAACCTGATTCCGGAAGACTGGTTTATCCGAAAATCGACGTTTACAGGTCAGGAAACGTTTTTTCCGAAGGAGCGAATGCTTCAGCGGATCGAACAAATCAAGAATATGAAGGATGGGTTGTCGTTAGACGAGATGGCGAATATGTTTTCGCCAAGTCCGTCCAACGTGTCGTTCACGCGAGAACAGTTAGTGTCACAGAACATTGTTACGGAAATGGCGCTGGAGGTGTTTCTGAGTCGGCATCCAGATAAGCAGGTCTTTCCCTTTGCGGATTTGCTTGCGATCTATCTAGTGGATATCGCGTTAAAGACGGGCGACATCCATCTCGACGAGGGAGGCATCATCCTCGAGACGATGGAAGAATCGTACAGCCGATTTGAAGATGGGAAATGCCGTCTCGTCTTCGTGCGCAAGCTTGGGGTGTCATTGTGCATCTTGTGTTCCACAGCGGATGACGTCATCTTCGACTCCGCGACGAGGGTGGTATTTGAGTTCGATGTAACGAAATGCGTTGAGGATTTGAAACTGAAGCTGGTGTAA
- a CDS encoding ABC transporter ATP-binding protein: MSQEEAVYCRGVSKRYGQKYALNDLNLSLPKGCVVGVLGPNGSGKSTLFRALTNLTRPDSGEVRVLGRRPNWKTNEEIAYLPDRARWYPEQSVQQAFEWATRLLPGFDRAFAEQLASTMKLDLDMRTAGMSRGQEARLMLILCIARDVPLTILDEPFTGIDAISREQIIQGLIEHMSTGDRTMLVSTHEIYEAEPLFDHAVFMNEGQVQLSGDAERLRGEYGSMHTILNKLYR; encoded by the coding sequence ATGAGCCAGGAAGAAGCGGTGTATTGCCGAGGCGTGAGCAAGCGTTACGGACAGAAATATGCGTTGAATGATTTGAACTTGTCCCTCCCCAAGGGCTGCGTCGTCGGTGTCCTTGGACCCAACGGTTCCGGGAAGTCCACGCTGTTCCGCGCTCTGACCAATTTGACGCGACCGGACTCCGGGGAAGTCAGAGTGCTCGGCAGGCGCCCAAATTGGAAGACGAACGAGGAGATCGCTTATCTGCCAGATCGAGCGCGCTGGTACCCGGAGCAATCGGTACAGCAGGCATTTGAATGGGCCACTCGCTTACTGCCGGGATTCGACAGAGCGTTTGCGGAACAGTTGGCCTCAACGATGAAGCTCGATTTGGACATGCGCACGGCGGGGATGTCACGTGGTCAAGAGGCTCGCCTGATGTTGATTCTCTGTATCGCGCGCGACGTTCCTTTGACCATACTCGATGAGCCATTTACCGGTATCGATGCGATTTCGCGTGAGCAAATCATTCAGGGGCTCATCGAACACATGAGTACCGGCGACCGCACGATGCTCGTGAGCACACACGAGATCTACGAGGCGGAACCGCTGTTTGATCACGCCGTATTCATGAACGAAGGTCAGGTTCAATTGTCTGGAGACGCGGAGAGGCTGCGTGGTGAGTACGGGTCCATGCACACGATTCTCAACAAACTTTACCGTTAG
- a CDS encoding redoxin domain-containing protein, with amino-acid sequence MPMRLGSDFPSLEGATQWFNDEPVLEEGKVTFVHFWAVSCHICHETMAEVLRIRDEYASKGLQTIAVHMPRMEEDTDVERIRKDIEKYGITQPCAVDNQIAIAQAFQNEFTPAFFVFGRDRKLLFRTAGDKGFQKVEPKVREALGLD; translated from the coding sequence ATGCCGATGCGGTTAGGTTCTGACTTTCCGTCGCTAGAAGGCGCAACGCAGTGGTTCAATGACGAGCCTGTCCTCGAAGAAGGCAAAGTGACGTTTGTACATTTCTGGGCGGTTTCCTGTCACATCTGTCACGAGACGATGGCGGAGGTCCTTCGCATCCGCGACGAGTATGCGAGCAAAGGGCTCCAAACCATAGCCGTGCACATGCCCCGCATGGAGGAGGACACGGACGTCGAGCGAATTCGCAAGGACATTGAAAAGTACGGCATCACTCAACCTTGTGCCGTCGACAATCAAATCGCCATCGCCCAGGCGTTTCAAAATGAATTCACACCGGCGTTTTTCGTGTTTGGCCGAGATCGAAAACTCTTGTTCCGCACCGCCGGGGACAAGGGCTTCCAAAAAGTCGAACCCAAGGTTCGCGAGGCATTGGGCCTAGACTGA
- a CDS encoding MDR family MFS transporter: MSNRETRIGFVVVGLLLGIFVSAMDNTIVATATGSIVSHLGGIDKIVWITAAYMVTEMAGMPIFGKLSDMYGRKRFFVFGLVVFLIGSMLCGTAQNMDQLAVYRAIQGIGGGALMPIAFTIIFDVVPRDQAGKFSGMFGAVFGLASIFGPLLGSYITENISWRWVFYINVPVGIVTFILIFFFYHESKQHLPQVIDWFGIITLVPAIVCLMFALEFGGNQYAWDSLIILGAFILAAVLFAIFLLIEARAKEPVVSFHMFKNRVFAGSNFVGLLSGSAYIVAVIYIPIYIQGVLGGSAINAGLELLPMMVGSSITAPLGGALASKLSYRNILFPFCLIFVVGLFLLTRLTPTSSTLEVMSFMCIVGLGIGPSFSVVGMAAMSEFDFRQRGAASSTNSFVRELGMTVGIVVFGVIQKNSFQNQLQTAFSSTTKQYQGLASMDPRAMLSPQTRSEIPGPILHKLALALASSVTHALLWDLIPAVLALAFLFWMGGARFKGMAGPSESSESGSTTRPSQA, encoded by the coding sequence GTGAGTAACCGTGAAACCCGCATCGGGTTCGTTGTGGTCGGACTTCTGTTAGGAATTTTTGTATCGGCGATGGATAATACCATCGTGGCGACGGCCACCGGGAGTATCGTGTCTCATCTGGGCGGGATCGACAAGATTGTATGGATCACTGCCGCCTATATGGTGACAGAGATGGCCGGCATGCCGATCTTCGGTAAACTGTCGGATATGTACGGCAGAAAGAGGTTTTTCGTCTTTGGGTTAGTGGTTTTTCTGATTGGCTCGATGCTTTGTGGGACGGCGCAGAATATGGACCAGCTCGCCGTCTACCGCGCGATTCAAGGCATCGGCGGCGGGGCGCTGATGCCCATTGCGTTCACCATCATCTTCGATGTCGTCCCGCGCGATCAAGCCGGGAAGTTCTCTGGGATGTTTGGCGCGGTATTCGGGTTGGCAAGTATCTTCGGCCCACTGTTAGGCTCGTATATCACCGAGAACATCAGTTGGCGCTGGGTGTTTTACATCAACGTTCCGGTGGGAATCGTCACCTTTATTCTGATCTTTTTCTTCTACCATGAGTCGAAGCAACATCTGCCGCAGGTCATTGATTGGTTCGGGATCATCACGCTGGTTCCGGCGATCGTCTGCCTGATGTTCGCGCTTGAATTCGGTGGTAACCAGTACGCGTGGGACTCGCTGATCATCCTCGGCGCGTTTATCCTAGCGGCCGTTTTGTTTGCCATCTTCTTGCTGATTGAGGCGAGGGCGAAAGAACCGGTGGTATCCTTTCACATGTTTAAGAACCGGGTCTTTGCGGGCAGCAACTTCGTTGGACTTCTCTCTGGCAGTGCATACATCGTGGCGGTGATCTACATCCCGATATACATTCAGGGCGTGCTAGGCGGTTCTGCCATCAACGCCGGACTGGAACTGCTGCCGATGATGGTCGGGTCGTCCATCACCGCCCCGCTCGGAGGGGCGCTTGCCAGCAAGCTGTCCTATCGCAACATCCTGTTTCCGTTCTGTTTGATCTTCGTGGTGGGCCTATTCCTGTTGACCAGACTCACCCCGACCAGCTCGACGCTGGAGGTCATGTCGTTTATGTGTATCGTGGGTCTGGGAATCGGGCCGTCTTTCTCCGTCGTTGGCATGGCCGCGATGAGTGAATTCGATTTTCGCCAGCGTGGCGCCGCGAGTTCGACCAACTCGTTTGTGCGCGAACTGGGGATGACTGTCGGCATCGTCGTCTTTGGTGTGATCCAGAAGAACTCGTTCCAAAATCAACTTCAAACGGCTTTTAGCTCCACGACGAAACAGTATCAGGGGCTCGCCTCGATGGACCCGCGCGCCATGCTCTCCCCGCAAACGCGCAGCGAAATCCCCGGTCCCATTCTGCACAAGCTGGCCCTCGCACTCGCGTCCTCAGTGACGCACGCACTGCTTTGGGACCTGATTCCCGCTGTTTTGGCTCTCGCGTTTCTGTTTTGGATGGGCGGGGCGCGATTCAAAGGGATGGCTGGCCCTTCGGAGAGTTCGGAGAGTGGATCTACGACGAGGCCGTCTCAGGCGTGA
- a CDS encoding ABC transporter permease: MSSQAQFWALVKHDLKGQKNRKVQLSRQWRLAYAVGIALVIVIATTYAAVQTHINLMDVWLFSFVLAFMTFGVATRMIVNEWKNGTSGWWLTLPVSRAHLVGAKFTASFIRSVGNIAIVYVCVGLLGMYTMLLQGQWSSHVVTAFLVSGLKWDALLVLVLPLVIACGILFGALRESRLKPALPLLWVAYGLFWWMLSSHDGHFLHIGQSTADHALSAPASIWIPVVASWVLAYCLVRFSSYLLDRQLAL; this comes from the coding sequence ATGAGTTCTCAGGCTCAGTTTTGGGCGCTTGTGAAGCACGACTTGAAGGGTCAAAAGAACCGTAAAGTCCAACTTTCCAGACAGTGGCGGCTGGCGTATGCAGTAGGAATCGCGCTGGTGATCGTCATCGCCACGACATACGCTGCGGTTCAAACGCACATCAACCTGATGGATGTTTGGCTCTTCTCATTCGTTTTGGCATTCATGACATTTGGTGTTGCGACGCGGATGATCGTGAACGAATGGAAAAATGGCACTTCTGGGTGGTGGTTGACGCTTCCCGTATCGCGGGCGCACCTAGTTGGGGCGAAATTCACAGCCTCGTTCATCCGAAGCGTCGGGAACATCGCCATCGTGTACGTATGCGTTGGACTGCTCGGAATGTACACGATGCTGTTGCAAGGTCAGTGGAGTTCGCACGTGGTCACGGCGTTTCTCGTGAGCGGGCTAAAGTGGGATGCCTTGCTCGTCTTGGTGCTTCCACTTGTGATTGCCTGTGGCATTTTGTTTGGTGCGTTGAGAGAGTCGAGACTAAAACCGGCGCTCCCCCTGTTGTGGGTGGCTTATGGCCTCTTCTGGTGGATGCTCAGTTCGCATGACGGCCACTTTCTGCACATCGGTCAAAGCACGGCAGATCACGCATTGTCCGCACCCGCGTCGATTTGGATCCCGGTCGTCGCGAGTTGGGTGCTCGCCTACTGCCTCGTTCGGTTCTCTTCCTATTTGCTGGATCGACAATTAGCTCTATAG
- a CDS encoding polymer-forming cytoskeletal protein, which translates to MMKEQPRGRNWTINGTAQSTGGHFQKVTVRGEARVTGDIECEQLKVMGTLDVQGNLNTGAAKIMGTVDVAGNASGEDVSLMGEMNVAGDCNAESFKCRGAFVISGLLNAGNIEVVLHGYSRAKEIGGDKISVKPQSRFFSGGTRRLTVDTIEGDDINLAYTTARVVRGNRVEIGPGCEVEHIEYRSVLRVSDAAKVLEKTQL; encoded by the coding sequence ATGATGAAGGAACAGCCACGAGGGCGAAACTGGACCATCAACGGCACCGCACAGTCCACTGGTGGCCATTTCCAGAAGGTGACCGTTCGCGGAGAAGCGAGGGTCACCGGGGACATCGAATGCGAACAATTAAAGGTGATGGGCACACTGGATGTGCAAGGGAATCTCAACACCGGGGCCGCAAAAATCATGGGCACGGTTGACGTCGCCGGCAATGCGAGCGGTGAGGACGTCAGTTTGATGGGGGAGATGAATGTCGCCGGAGACTGTAATGCCGAGTCGTTTAAATGCCGGGGTGCGTTTGTGATCAGTGGCCTGTTAAACGCCGGCAACATCGAGGTCGTGCTACACGGCTACTCGCGCGCCAAGGAAATCGGCGGCGACAAGATTTCTGTGAAACCGCAGTCGCGATTTTTTAGCGGAGGCACCCGCAGATTGACAGTCGATACCATCGAAGGTGACGATATAAATCTCGCGTATACGACAGCTCGAGTGGTGCGCGGGAACCGCGTGGAAATAGGGCCAGGCTGCGAGGTTGAGCATATCGAGTACCGCTCTGTGCTTCGCGTTTCCGATGCGGCAAAAGTGCTTGAGAAGACGCAGTTATAA
- a CDS encoding TetR/AcrR family transcriptional regulator, whose translation MDIGARRDNGKHNAILQAAIQVIAGSGYHNAQISRIAREAGVADGTVYLYFKNKEDLLLSILRKAIGEVVAQLEEALARERDAASKLRRVVEVYFGDLGSDPALAMVTQVHLRQVDAELRRQVGDIMKPFYNLLDGVIDQGVYEGVFNRAVSHRVARRMIFGTMDETVTAWVLTGSKYDLAALAPDIVRVLLYGISAREQVEEEA comes from the coding sequence ATGGATATCGGAGCACGTCGAGATAATGGTAAGCACAACGCGATTCTGCAAGCTGCCATCCAGGTGATCGCCGGTTCCGGTTACCATAACGCACAGATCAGCCGGATCGCTCGCGAGGCTGGTGTGGCAGATGGGACCGTCTACCTCTACTTTAAAAACAAAGAGGACCTCCTGCTCTCGATTTTGCGAAAGGCCATCGGGGAAGTCGTCGCGCAGCTTGAGGAAGCGCTTGCAAGAGAGCGAGACGCGGCCTCGAAACTACGGCGAGTCGTCGAGGTGTACTTTGGGGATTTGGGGAGCGACCCGGCCCTGGCGATGGTCACACAAGTGCACCTGCGTCAGGTTGACGCGGAGTTGCGCAGGCAAGTCGGGGATATCATGAAACCGTTTTACAATCTGTTGGACGGCGTGATCGACCAAGGGGTGTATGAGGGCGTATTCAATCGGGCCGTGAGTCACCGCGTCGCGCGTCGGATGATCTTTGGCACGATGGACGAGACAGTGACCGCTTGGGTGCTGACGGGGAGCAAGTACGATTTGGCGGCCCTCGCCCCTGATATCGTACGCGTTTTACTCTATGGCATCTCGGCGCGGGAACAGGTAGAGGAGGAAGCCTAA
- a CDS encoding electron transfer flavoprotein subunit alpha/FixB family protein, with amino-acid sequence MGKNILVVADVRHGALRNVTKEMLGVANQLAGGGSVHVAVLGHQVDVPDLGQAGADEVWLVNDEHLANYTPSAYRKAVLEIYQQVNPQLILFAHSAVGKDLAPVVAMRLGLGQISDVIEVQFDGEKPLFTRPIYAGKAFTKVAPKGEPYVVTVRPNNLSPYDGAPKSATTHDVSLSFETPDLATVVREVVQKATGGVDLSEAKIIVSGGRGVKSADGFSPLKELADVLGAAVGASRGACDAGYCDYALQIGQTGKVVTPDLYIACGISGAIQHLAGMSSSKVIVAINKDPEAPIFQIADYGIVGDLFEVVPLLTEEFKKVLVS; translated from the coding sequence ATGGGGAAGAACATTCTAGTTGTCGCAGACGTACGCCACGGTGCACTGCGCAATGTGACGAAGGAAATGCTTGGCGTTGCGAATCAGTTGGCCGGCGGTGGTTCCGTCCATGTCGCAGTGCTCGGTCATCAGGTGGATGTACCAGATCTCGGTCAAGCGGGGGCGGACGAAGTGTGGCTCGTCAATGACGAGCACCTCGCGAACTATACGCCGTCTGCGTACCGCAAGGCCGTTTTAGAAATTTATCAGCAGGTGAACCCGCAGTTGATTTTGTTCGCGCATTCGGCCGTTGGCAAGGACTTGGCACCAGTTGTAGCCATGCGCCTGGGTCTCGGGCAGATCTCCGACGTGATCGAAGTCCAATTCGACGGCGAGAAGCCGCTGTTCACCCGCCCAATTTACGCGGGCAAGGCGTTCACCAAAGTGGCTCCGAAGGGCGAGCCGTACGTCGTCACCGTCCGTCCCAACAATTTGTCACCGTACGACGGCGCACCGAAGAGCGCGACCACGCACGACGTCTCACTTTCCTTTGAGACGCCAGATCTCGCGACGGTCGTTCGCGAAGTCGTCCAAAAGGCGACGGGCGGTGTCGATCTCAGCGAGGCCAAAATCATCGTCTCCGGCGGGCGCGGTGTGAAATCGGCCGACGGTTTTTCCCCGCTCAAGGAGCTCGCCGACGTGCTGGGCGCAGCGGTAGGCGCATCGCGCGGTGCGTGTGACGCTGGATATTGCGACTATGCGTTGCAGATCGGTCAGACCGGCAAGGTCGTCACACCGGACCTCTATATTGCTTGCGGGATTTCGGGCGCGATTCAACACTTGGCCGGCATGTCCAGCTCGAAAGTTATCGTCGCTATCAATAAGGATCCAGAGGCGCCGATCTTCCAAATCGCCGATTATGGAATCGTTGGGGATCTGTTCGAGGTCGTTCCGCTGTTGACCGAGGAATTCAAGAAAGTATTGGTTTCTTGA
- a CDS encoding electron transfer flavoprotein subunit beta/FixA family protein → MNILVLLKQTFDTEERIAIVDGKVKEDGVRFVVNPYDEYAIEEAIRIKEAGDAQVTVVSLGPERAEEALRTALAMGADEAILADDPALFGDEFTAAQVLAAIAKRGQYDLILAGNQAVDDGSSQVAVRLAELLGWAHISTLTKLEVNGDEVVGHRDAEGDEEVVVGRLPMVVTAQQGLNDPRYPSLIGIRKASKKPLTHLTLADLGLGESDIAAKTEVVETFLPAKKEAGKILQGDLADQVRELVGALRTVEKVIE, encoded by the coding sequence GTGAATATCTTAGTCCTATTGAAGCAGACATTTGACACGGAAGAACGCATTGCTATCGTCGATGGAAAAGTGAAGGAAGACGGCGTTCGGTTTGTGGTCAATCCATACGATGAATATGCAATTGAGGAGGCCATCCGCATTAAGGAAGCGGGGGATGCGCAGGTGACTGTCGTGTCCTTGGGGCCGGAACGGGCGGAAGAAGCGTTGCGCACGGCTTTGGCGATGGGCGCGGATGAGGCTATTCTCGCCGACGATCCCGCTCTGTTCGGCGATGAGTTCACCGCCGCGCAAGTACTCGCAGCGATTGCGAAGCGGGGTCAGTACGATTTGATCCTCGCTGGGAACCAGGCGGTCGATGACGGCTCCAGCCAAGTGGCGGTGCGGTTGGCAGAACTCCTCGGCTGGGCGCACATCTCGACGCTCACCAAATTGGAGGTCAATGGCGACGAGGTCGTCGGTCACCGCGATGCGGAGGGAGACGAGGAAGTGGTCGTCGGGCGTCTGCCGATGGTGGTGACGGCGCAACAGGGGTTGAACGACCCGCGCTACCCGTCGTTGATTGGCATCCGCAAGGCTTCGAAGAAGCCGCTCACCCATCTCACACTCGCTGATTTGGGCCTTGGCGAGAGTGACATCGCCGCGAAGACGGAAGTCGTTGAAACGTTCCTGCCGGCGAAGAAGGAAGCTGGCAAGATCCTGCAGGGCGACTTGGCGGACCAAGTTCGCGAGTTGGTCGGCGCACTTCGCACAGTCGAAAAGGTCATCGAGTAA
- a CDS encoding peroxiredoxin: protein MPLVGRPAPDFDMLSTKNMETLNERVKLSDYKGKWLVMFFYPADFTFVCPTEILAINERLQEFKDLDAEVLGVSTDSVHSHKAWINTSKADHGLGGINYPLAADFTKTVARSYDVLVEEEGVALRGLFIIDPDGILQYQVVHNMDVGRSVDETLRVLEALQMGGLCPANWKPGQATL, encoded by the coding sequence ATGCCGTTAGTCGGTCGCCCGGCACCAGATTTTGATATGCTGTCGACGAAGAACATGGAAACGTTGAACGAGCGCGTTAAGCTTTCCGATTACAAAGGTAAGTGGTTGGTCATGTTCTTCTACCCGGCGGATTTCACCTTTGTCTGCCCGACGGAAATCCTCGCTATCAACGAACGCCTTCAGGAATTTAAGGATCTCGATGCGGAAGTATTGGGTGTCAGCACGGATAGTGTACATAGCCACAAGGCTTGGATCAACACATCCAAGGCTGACCATGGCCTCGGTGGAATCAACTATCCGCTCGCTGCCGACTTCACCAAAACCGTCGCTCGGAGTTACGACGTGTTGGTTGAAGAAGAAGGCGTGGCGTTGCGCGGGCTCTTCATTATCGATCCCGACGGCATCCTCCAGTACCAAGTTGTTCACAATATGGACGTAGGCCGCAGCGTGGACGAAACGCTCCGCGTCCTCGAAGCTTTGCAAATGGGCGGATTGTGCCCGGCGAACTGGAAGCCAGGACAAGCAACTCTGTAA
- a CDS encoding non-heme iron oxygenase ferredoxin subunit has protein sequence MAWIKVANASDVAVGAMIQLELEDDDLALYHLEDGFYATSDVCTHAAQPLSSGTLDGHIVACPRHGGKFDVRTGQPAAFPCVIPLTTYDVEVRGDEVWVDYE, from the coding sequence GTGGCATGGATCAAGGTTGCAAACGCGAGTGATGTAGCAGTAGGTGCGATGATACAACTAGAGCTCGAGGATGACGACTTGGCCCTGTATCATCTCGAAGACGGATTTTACGCCACGTCGGACGTGTGTACACACGCGGCGCAGCCACTTTCGAGTGGTACGCTCGACGGGCATATCGTGGCTTGCCCACGGCATGGTGGAAAATTTGATGTGCGTACGGGGCAGCCAGCGGCCTTCCCGTGTGTCATCCCACTGACAACCTACGATGTCGAAGTTCGCGGCGACGAGGTTTGGGTGGACTATGAGTAA